One Panicum virgatum strain AP13 chromosome 3N, P.virgatum_v5, whole genome shotgun sequence DNA segment encodes these proteins:
- the LOC120666598 gene encoding vegetative cell wall protein gp1-like has product MSDVTFRIYFSLHLNTGSLCSRHCNCKPASKPAHSLLGDLPSPLRFRLLLHTAEVQAISFLPMAHRLLLLLLVAAAAATAASQSPAAAPSASNSGAAHSPTSSSSTAAAPGPSSSSSPPTSKHRHVSTSPAASPSPTGTKLTSPSATSPPAPPPTQPPPPTPAPITSSQPPPLPPFPPATAPAPAPVTAATPPAASSPQVPAPTLPPPALAPAPSSSPPAPAPVVLAAPVPAPAAPVPAPGKKPMKKKHAAPAASPLAAASPATGAGLAPGPGPSTADMMSDAARRLATATATATAALVVLSLAVGPALA; this is encoded by the exons ATGTCCGATGTAACTTTTCGCATCTACTTTTCCCTCCATTTAAACACAGGCTCTCTCTGTAGTCGCCACTGCAACTGCAAGCCTGCTAGTAAACCAGCTCACAGCTTGCTGGGTGAccttccctctcccctccgCTTCAGACTTCTCCTTCACACTGCGGAAGTGCAGGCCATCAGCTTCCTCCCCATGGCTCAtcgcctcctgctcctgctcctcgtcgccgccgccgccgcgacagcCGCGTCGcagtcgccggccgccgcgccatccGCCTCCAACTCCGGCGCCGCCCACTCCCCCACTTCCTCGTCctcaaccgccgccgccccaggcccctcatcctcctcctctccccccaCGTCCAAGCACCGCCACGTCTCCACCTCCCCCGCCGCGTCCCCCTCCCCCACCGGGACCAAGCTCACCTCCCCGTCCGCCACGTCCCCGCCAGCCCCTCCGCCCACACAGCCTCCCCCACCCACTCCCGCCCCCATCACCTCCTCccagccgccgccattgcctcCCTTCCCCCCGgccaccgcgccggcgccggcgcccgtgaccgccgccacccctcccGCCGCGTCCTCCCCGCAGGTGCCCGCGCCGACGCTCCCTCCCCCCGCGCTCGCCCCCGCGCCGTCCTCTTCCCCTCCAGCCCCGGcgcccgtcgtcctcgccgcccccgtccccgcgccggcggcccccGTCCCGGCGCCCGGCAAGAAGCCGATGAAGAAGAAGCACGCCGCCCCCGCGGCttccccgctcgccgccgcgtccccggccaccggcgccggcctcgcccCGGGCCCCGGGCCCTCCACCGCCGACATGATG AGCGACGCGGCGAGGaggctggcgacggcgacggcgacggcgacggcggcgttggTGGTGCTCTCGCTGGCGGTGGGCCCGGCCTTGGCGTGA
- the LOC120666599 gene encoding uncharacterized protein LOC120666599, which produces MDTKKQGFFSALREEVARGLSPARARRRSASNAAEVAAALRVAGGAGEALAPLMEGPDPEAAPGAGGGARREGWGQWVRGQLQLARPPASAAAAGAGADAGAARRNDLRLLLGVMGAPLAPVHVSAAEPLPHLSIKDTPIETSSAQYILQQYLAASGGQRLLSSIRNAYAMGKVRMVATEFETGGRVVRNRMAAQRAEPGRFVLWQMAPEMWYIELAVGGSKVHAGCNGKLVWRHTPWLGAHAAKGPVRPLRRALQGLDPLTAASMFAGARCIGERKVNGEDCFILKLCADPETLRARSEGLAEIIRHVLFGYFSQKTGLLVHIEDSHLTRIQSTTGGDAVYWETTINSFIEDYRPVEGIMIAHSGRSAVTLFRFGEAAMSHTKTRMEEAWSIEEVAFNVPGLSMDCFIPPTDIKSGSVSETVELPQGEKSKVGLLPCHRAKVAALEKADDNVAWSGALQLDCK; this is translated from the exons ATGGACACCAAGAAGCAGGGCTTCTTCTCCGCGCTGCGGGAGGAGGTGGCACGCGGGCtgtcgccggcgcgggcgcggaggcGCTCGGCGTCCAACGCggccgaggtggcggcggcgctgcgcgtggCCGGAGGGGCGGGGGAGGCGCTCGCGCCGCTCATGGAGGGCCCGGATCCGGAGGCGGccccgggcgccggcggcggcgcgcggcgggaggGGTGGGGCCAGTGGGTGCGCGGCCAGCTCCAGCTCGCGCGCccgccggcgtccgcggcggcggcgggggcgggggcggacgCGGGCGCCGCGCGGCGGAACGACCTGAGGCTGCTGCTCGGCGTCATGGGCGCGCCGCTCGCGCCCGTGCACGTcagcgccgccgagccgctgcCGCACCTCAGCATCAAGGACACCCCCATT GAGACCTCGTCGGCGCAGTACATCCTGCAACAGTACCTGGCTGCCTCCGGTGGTCAGAGGCTGCTTTCCTCCATCCGGAACGCCTATGCCATGGGCAAGGTGAGGATGGTCGCTACTGAGTTCGAGACCGGTGGCCGTGTTGTGAGGAACCGCATGGCGGCGCAGCGCGCCGAGCCTGGCCGCTTCGTGCTGTGGCAGATGGCCCCAGAGATGTGGTACATTGAGCTGGCCGTtggtgggagcaaggtgcacgCTGGTTGCAACGGCAAGCTTGTGTGGCGCCACACACCATGGCTTGGTGCGCATGCCGCGAAGGGCCCTGTCCGCCCTCTCCGCCGTGCTCTTCAG GGCTTGGATCCATTGACTGCAGCAAGCATGTTTGCTGGTGCAAGGTGCATTGGCGAGAGGAAGGTGAATGGAGAGGATTGCTTCATCCTGAAGCTGTGTGCTGATCCTGAGACGCTCAGAGCACGCAGCGAGGGGCTAGCGGAGATCATCCGGCATGTCCTCTTTGGGTACTTCAGCCAGAAGACCGGGCTTCTTGTCCATATTGAGGACTCACACCTCACTCGAATCCAGTCAACAACAGGAGGAGATGCAGTTTACTGGGAGACTACTATCAATTCCTTCATTGAGGACTACCGTCCTGTGGAGGGTATTATGATTGCACACTCTGGGCGCTCAGCTGTGACCCTATTCCGTTTTGGGGAGGCAGCTATGAGCCACACCAAGACTCGTATGGAGGAGGCATGGAGTATCGAGGAGGTTGCATTCAACGTGCCGGGCCTCTCCATGGATTGTTTCATCCCGCCCACTGATATCAAGTCTGGATCTGTCAGTGAGACTGTTGAGCTTCCGCAAGGTGAGAAGAGCAAGGTCGGTCTTCTCCCATGCCATCGTGCTAAGGTTGCGGCTCTAGAAAAGGCAGATGATAACGTCGCGTGGAGCGGAGCCCTACAGCTAGATTGCAAGTGA